The DNA region GTATGAGTCTCATTACATACAGACAGCCTGGTAAGAAGTACTCATCCAGGTCAATGTACAGCTACTTCATCAATCCTAACACCGATCCCCACACCCATCCAAttaaccccctcctccccctccctccgcaaGCCAAGCCCCCTTTCTCACAGTGAACGCCAGAGTGTAGATGCTGCCAACCAAAGCCCAGTAAAAGTTCCATATGTGTTGTGCGTGTGGTATTGTGTTGTTATAATGTTGTGACAAGTGACCGCTCCTTCAGCAGTGCGTTGCAGCGGAAAAACCCCATCAAGACCAAAATGGAAAAAAGACGCTGAATCAAAAGCTCCAAGAAAAGCCCAGAACCACTACCAGAAAAAAATGCATGATCCGTTCAAATGTaaaccaaacaccaccacttccGAACCCACAGAACCCATCTACACATCGTGCCCCCACCTGGGATCGCCACCCACACATACGTTCATCCAGTCTCGATTCACTGCAGTGTAGCGACCTCTCCAGCACCCCGGTATTGCACCACCGCCGCAGGGTTGTGATTCATagcatcctccatcatctcctcctcttcgtcctcctcctcttcgtcctcatcgtcgtcctccccgTCCACCTTGGCAAAGCCGCtgtccacctccatcttccgcaacctcctcctcatctccccccgCTCCTTGTTCTGCCACCTCACCAGGGCAGCCGCGGCGTGCACCTTGAATCCGTAGACGCGGGGAACGTACCGCTCTGTGGTCTTGGGGGGCACCAGAGCGGGATAGACctggaagaggatgttgtGGAATGAGGTCCCAAAATAGGCCCCGTCAATGGCCGAGTGGCGGGTTGATTTGGGGTTGTAGATGTCCTCGCAACGGGCGCAGTAGAGCTTGACAGCCTTTTGGTTGGCCACGTCCGAGAGGCCCatcgggaggagggggtgggaatggCACATCACGCGGGGGCATTTTCCAAAGTCGCATTTCTTGTACTTCTCCAGCTGTTTTTGGTGGGTGATTCATATCAAATTAGCTCTCCAAAATATGACAAGGAACAAAGGCTTGAAGGGATGCGAAATCAAACAAAACATACCATCTTTGCCAGGCCGCGCGTAGTGACGATATACCGAGCGTGAATAAGTCCATACAAATGCCTCGCCGACTTTTCTATGGTCTCGCGCATCTCATCGTCGCAGTCGAGGTCGAACACGTCCGTGATCAGGTCGAGCGCGTATTGGTAGTACTGAACCTCGGTGTTCAGTCCCGTCAGGTTGAAGCGGTCTGTCAGGTAGTCTTCATCGATTTCGCAATAGTATTCGTTGCCGCGCGACGAGATGAACTGTTGCGATGTGCGTCTGTTAGCTGgcatggtgttgtttttttcGTTGCTAACGAAGTGTAtaagggggaggaagggggggggagggggggaaataTATGGCATACCCAATCCCTCCAGTAACTGGTGTAGTCACTGTCTGAGTCGCTTACAAAATCATCCATGCCGGCCATGTTTGTCGCGCGCGCAGAAAGGGGCCGATGGTCGAAAGGATGATTTGTCTGTCTGGGGGTTCGTTCGGGCAACACCCTAAACCGGCGGCTTGCTGGATGGGGGACGGGACGGGAGAGGGTCGACGGGAGGAGCTTGGGTGAGAGCGGTCTGGGTTGGCGGACGCGTTGTACGTGACAACGGGCTGAAATAACACTGCTGAGCGCCGATGATTCGTGTGCGATGCGGCTCTTCGATGGTATGTTGGCCAAATCTTTGGCTGACTTGGACTGGCCTTGAGGTTGGATTGATGGCCTGTGGTGGGGGACTTTTGCGCACTGTGGTGAAGAGGGTCCCAAAGCGAGGGGCAGGGACCTGCCATTATTTCTGCCGATGTACACCGCCTCCCCTATCAACATGACCCCCCCGTAGTCTTCATGTGCAAGTCAAAGACAATATATTGCAGCAGAAAATCAAGACATGATTGTTGTGTCAAATTGACGTAATGCAGTTCAGTCACTGATCCAGCCACATCACCAATATATTCTAGCACACAATCCAAAGCCAAACCATCAGACATCACCCCCCTGGAATCTCGCCTGAAATGCCTTGATCAGATCTCCCATCGACTTCTCATAGAGCTCCGGTTTACTCGTCGTATTCTTAACATACTCATTCTGCTCCAGCGCATCAACCCACTTCTTccacctcatctccaacagAGGTTGCGTCCATCCCGGCagttggcgaagaagatAAGGCAAACGGATCGCGAAAGGGGCGAGGTGAATGTCGACAAGACTGAAGTGGTCACCCAAGAAGAACGGTCCGTTTTCTTCGGCGTGTTGGACCAGCTCGGCGATATCTCGCTCCAGCTTTTCCGCCGCTTGTCTCTTGGGTTCCTCTTCAGTAGCCGATACGAGGAGGTAAAATGATGGAACTATTCTTGAGTTTATCTGTTCACGCGATTAGTCCTGTTTCAAAAAAGAGATGATGAAGTGGATGTCGACATGGCCTTCTTACGAATTCTATCCACAGCCGGCAATTTGCTTTCAATCTTGCATCAGTAGGCAGCAATACTAAATTTCCATGGCCTGAATCTACGAGCTTTTTCAACTCACT from Podospora pseudoanserina strain CBS 124.78 chromosome 1, whole genome shotgun sequence includes:
- the CKB2 gene encoding casein kinase 2 regulatory subunit (COG:D; COG:K; COG:T; EggNog:ENOG503NWRA), with the protein product MLIGEAVYIGRNNGRSLPLALGPSSPQCAKVPHHRPSIQPQGQSKSAKDLANIPSKSRIAHESSALSSVISARCHVQRVRQPRPLSPKLLPSTLSRPVPHPASRRFRVLPERTPRQTNHPFDHRPLSARATNMAGMDDFVSDSDSDYTSYWRDWFISSRGNEYYCEIDEDYLTDRFNLTGLNTEVQYYQYALDLITDVFDLDCDDEMRETIEKSARHLYGLIHARYIVTTRGLAKMLEKYKKCDFGKCPRVMCHSHPLLPMGLSDVANQKAVKLYCARCEDIYNPKSTRHSAIDGAYFGTSFHNILFQVYPALVPPKTTERYVPRVYGFKVHAAAALVRWQNKERGEMRRRLRKMEVDSGFAKVDGEDDDEDEEEEDEEEEMMEDAMNHNPAAVVQYRGAGEVATLQ